A window of the Zonotrichia leucophrys gambelii isolate GWCS_2022_RI chromosome 18, RI_Zleu_2.0, whole genome shotgun sequence genome harbors these coding sequences:
- the GAA gene encoding lysosomal alpha-glucosidase, which yields MAPGPGLAAALLALLLPVPVSVSARGPGAAACEVSPSSRFDCGPERFLSRADCEARGCCYSPGPGPRSGLGPPWCFFPLGYRSYRAENLTATESGFSARLRRQAASFLPAAVDELRLELALETPARLRFTLRDAARPRYEVPLATPRVHGRASSTLYGLQVSQEPFGLVVCRQRSGRVLLNTTVAPLIFTDQFLQISTSLPSHFISGLGEHLTPLFLDTAWTRVTLWNRDMAPAPHVNLYGSHPFYLVMEDDGSAHGVFLLNSNAMDVLLQPSPALTWRTTGGILDFYIFLGPDPKSVVRQYLDVVGFPFMPPYWGLGFHLCRWGYSSTDITRQVVANMTAARFPLDVQWNDLDYTDAKRDFTFNKTSFRDYPEMVRDFHSRGLRYIMIVEPGISSSGAPGTYKPYDEGLKRGVFIRNATGQPLVGKVWPGPTVFPDFTNPETHEWWHDMVKDFHDQVPFDGMWLDMNEPSNFVEGSQDGCPNNNLEHPPYVPGVFGGRLQAGTICASSQQYLSSHYNLHSLYGLSEAVASHSALLRVRGKRPFIISRSTFAGHGRYAGHWTGDVGSNWQQLYYSIPEVLLFNLFGVPLVGADICGFLGDTNEELCVRWTQLGAFYPFMRNHNDHGNRPQEPFVFSPPAQAAMRNALRLRYSLLPFLYTLFHRAHSAGETVARPLFLEFPTDPNTWAVDRQLLWGGGLLVTPVLEAGQTKVSGYFPAGTWYSLTGDSTIHSKGQWIILPAPLDTINVHIRAGHILPLQEPAFSTAQSRGKGMALVVALTPDGFARGELFWDDGDSWETFERGDYTELLFLASNDAVLSQLLRASAHLDGVLLEAVTVLGVTSPPRQVLANGAIVRDFSYRSDTQVLWVPVSLPMWEQFVISWS from the exons ATggcgccgggcccggggctggcggccgcgctgctggcgctgctgctcCCGGTCCCGGTCTCGGTCTCGGCTCGgggccccggcgctgccgcctGCGAGGTGTCCCCGAGCAGCCGCTTCGACTGCGGCCCCGAGCGGTTCCTGTCGCGGGCGGACTGCGAGGCGCGGGGCTGCTGCTACAGCCCGGGGCCCGGGCCGCGCTCCGGGCTCGGCCCGCCCTGGTGCTTCTTCCCCCTCGGCTACCGCAGCTACCGCGCCGAGAACCTGACGGCCACCGAGAGCGGCTTCTCCGCCCGCCTGCGCCGCCAGGCCGCCTCCTTCCTGCCGGCAGCGGTGGACGAGCTGCGGCTGGAGCTGGCGCTGGAGACCCCGGCCCGCCTGCGCTTCACG ctccgggacGCCGCCCGGCCGCGCTATGAGGTGCCGCTGGCCACGCCGCGGGTGCACGGCCGAGCCTCCTCCACGCTGTACGGGCTGCAGGTCAGCCAGGAGCCCTTCGGCCTCGTCGTGTGCCGGCAGCGCAGTGGGAGAGTCCT GCTGAACACCACGGTCGCACCCCTCATTTTCACAGACCAGTTCCTGCAGATCtccacctccctgccctcccactTTATTtcggggctgggggagcaccTGACCCCGCTGTTCCTTGACACAGCATGGACCAGGGTCACCCTCTGGAATCGGGACATGGCACCTGCG ccccacgTCAACCTCTACGGCTCCCACCCTTTCTACCTGGTGATGGAGGACGATGGTTCAGCCCACGGTGTGTTTCTGCTGAACAGCAACGCCATGG acgtgctcctgcagcccagcccggccctgaCCTGGCGCACGACAGGAGGGATCCTGGACTTCTACATCTTCCTGGGCCCTGACCCCAAGAGTGTGGTGCGGCAGTACCTGGATGTGGTTG GGTTCCCCTTCATGCCCCCATACTGGGGCCTGGGCTTCCACCTGTGCCGCTGGGGCTACTCCTCCACAGACATCACCCGGCAGGTGGTGGCCAACATGACAGCAGCTCGCTTCCCCCTG GATGTGCAGTGGAATGACCTGGACTACACAGATGCCAAGAGGGATTTCACCTTCAACAAGACAAGCTTCAGGGACTACCCCGAGATGGTGCGGGACTTCCACAGCCGCGGGCTGAGGTACATCATGATCGTG GAACCTGGGATCAGCAGCTCGGGGGCCCCTGGCACCTACAAGCCCTACGATGAGGGCCTGAAGCGAGGGGTGTTCATCAGGAACGCCACGGGGCAGCCCCTGGTCGGGAAG GTCTGGCCAGGCCCCACGGTGTTCCCAGACTTCACCAACCCAGAGACTCACGAGTGGTGGCACGACATGGTGAAGGACTTCCACGATCAAGTGCCCTTCGATGGCATGTGGCTC gaCATGAACGAGCCGTCCAACTTCGTGGAGGGCTCCCAGGATGGCTGCCCCAACAACAACCTGGAGCACCCCCCTTACGTGCCAG GCGTGTTCGGGGGCCGCCTGCAGGCCGGCACCATCTGTGCCTCCAGCCAGCAGTACCTGTCCTCTCACTACAACCTGCACAGCCTGTACGGGCTGAGCGAGGCCGTGGCCTCCCACAG tgctctgcTGAGGGTGCGGGGCAAGCGGCCCTTCATCATCTCACGCTCCACCTTCGCCGGGCACGGCCGCTACGCCGGGCACTGGACAGGCGATGTGGGCAGCAACTGGCAGCAGCTCTACTACTCCATACCAG aggtgctgctctTCAACCTCTTTGGGGTGCCTCTGGTGGGTGCTGACATCTGCGGCTTCCTGGGTGACACCAACGAGGAGCTGTGCGTGCGCTGGACCCAGCTGGGAGCCTTCTACCCCTTCATGAGGAACCACAACGACCACGGCAACCGg CCGCAGGAGCCCTTTGTCTTCAGCCCGCCGGCCCAGGCTGCCATGAGGAACGCCCTGCGCCTCCGGTACTCGCTGCTGCCCTTCCTCTACACGCTGTTCCACCGGGCCCACAGCGCCGGGGAGACCGTGGCACGGCCCCTGTTCCTCGA gtTCCCCACAGACCCCAACACCTGGGCCGTGGACCGCCAGCTCCTGTGGGGCGGGGGGCTGCTCGTCACCCCCGTGCTGGAGGCAGGACAGACCAAAGTCAGCGGCTACTTCCCAGCAGGGACGTGGTACAGCCTCACAGGG GACTCCACCATCCACAGCAAAGGGCAGTGGATCATCCTGCCAGCGCCCCTGGACACCATCAACGTCCACATCCGTGCAGGGCACATCCTGCCCCTGCAG GAACCTGCCTTCAGCACTGCCCAGTCCCGAGGGAAGGGCATGGCCCTGGTGGTGGCGCTGACCCCGGACGGCTTCGCCAGGGGAGAGCTGTTCTGGGAcgatggggacagctgggagacCTTTGAGAGGGGCGACTACACCGAGCTGCTCTTCCTGGCCTCCAAC gacGCCGtgctcagccagctgctgcGGGCCAGTGCCCACCTGGACGGGGTCCTGCTGGAGGCTGTCACCGTGCTGGGGGTCACCAGCCCTCCCCGGCAAGTCCTGGCCAACGGTGCCATCGTCAGGGACTTCTCCTACCGCAGTGACACCCAG GTGCTATGGGTCCCTGTGTCGCTGCCCATGTGGGAGCAGTTTGTGATCTCCTGGTCCTGA
- the CCDC40 gene encoding coiled-coil domain-containing protein 40 isoform X2 translates to MEQPGPGGGASPPPSGAPAAEPGASSHHAAPSSELPGGHGSQRRERAAEEPERRKPRLKKGETELLVLDPEHPLMTRFQAALKNYLTKQIEQVNLDLHGMRTAMKSSKEQREELGVILYGAQQQLGQLEEELEKSHERWWQAAEARQQLEEELQALRAAHKEMCHSTEGERKKVSTMQTQIENLALELLYVQSLDQEMHHRLLLMKQSARRAEADRIRAEVEKKKQDIFLDQLTRRVHQLQEQIALFEAQLVAQAEDTKVTRQAITEAGLEVQAINMEKKKLMEHWNSSLAGMKQRDEAYVVTQELLSNYRRDLKSLEGDIHGCGKSIRKEEEKNESLVRLLNRSQNDASVTRQLIAQCLQEQEALQVQTGAYTRVLHETEEALSRTRMDQAAHLNELLSIRKGIQKGTYASEQLESEIMAKLQDQRISSKVAKHFSQLAEKLRNRKSDLELHFYKVENDVAQIILNATNTSCRLTVHQKTLCEVDKEIKNVNEQITCQENEIAKSKILAEKKGGILCLYNKKLEMLLSQQGGQELGPLEIEINRLNQEIEDCNSEAVTLQKYWLSEQKELMKLTQEKEEQITSLDTLQKQSIIMQQRKLRLDNEIQQEMKEQKDVERHMKNMSNDLIKLNTLINKNNSSVENLQNGRIVTENEFVQSLKAAEKESMEMQERHSKLTEEKERLLNSLVEAEHQILLWEKKFQLAKEMKDTTDALTEHGEIHDMKTEIRRMQVRYGQLQKQQEMLIRAMEACVSQRETITDRAEAQNKLKHSTKSDVQSRKEDLKKKIREIQENIYECNQTMQELETIQESLKDNFSEKQQEVCQLQDETESLILDREYLHYEKRWNLLEIVAHQARQKQLQALRQGKYKALCHTEESCMNQQEKVEDRLQTISTIVQQIQEEQPQHQRALQWLSHCLRAKLASQEA, encoded by the exons ATGGAGCAGCCAGGCCCAGGTGGAGGAGCCTCTCCCCCTCCCTCGGGAGCACCTGCAGCCGAGCCAG GAGCCAGCTCTCACCATGCAGCGCCGAGCTCGGAGCTCCCCGGTGGCCATGGCAGCCAAAGAAGGGAGAGGGCAGCCGAGGAGCCTGAGAGGAGAAAACCGAGGctgaaaaaaggagaaacagagCTGCTCGTCCTGGACCCAGAACAT CCTCTGATGACAAGATTCCAGGCTGCCCTGAAGAACTACCTCACCAAGCAGATAGAACAAGTGAACCTGGACCTGCATGGAATG AGAACAGCCATGAagagcagcaaggagcagcgggaggagctgggggtgatCCTCTAtggggcccagcagcagctggggcagctggaggaggagctggagaagagcCACGAGCGCTGGTGGCAGGCGGCGGAGGCacggcagcagctggaggaggagctgcaggcccTCAGGGCTGCTCACAAGGAAATGTGTCACAGCACCGAGGGGGAGCGCAAGAAAG TTTCTACAATGCAGACCCAGATTGAGAACCTGGCCTTGGAGCTCCTCTACGTGCAGAGCTTGGACCAGGAGATGCATCACAGGCTCTTACTGATGAAACAGTCAGCAAGGAGGGCTGAGGCAGACAGGATCCGGGCTGAggtggagaagaaaaaacag GACATTTTCCTGGACCAGCTGACAAGGAGAGtccaccagctgcaggaacaaaTTGCTCTGTTTGAAGCTCAGCTTGTGGCCCAGGCAGAGGACACAAAAGTGACCCGGCAGGCAATCACTGAG gctgggctggaggtcCAGGCTATTaacatggagaaaaagaagCTGATGGAGCACTGGAACAGCAGCTTGGCTGGAATGAAGCAGAGGGATGAGGCCTATGTTGtcactcaggagctgctgag CAACTACAGACGTGACCTCAAGTCCCTAGAGGGGGACATCCATGGCTGTGGGAAGTCCATcaggaaagaggaggagaagaacgAGAGCCTGGTCAGGCTGCTGAACCGCTCCCAGAACGATGCCAGTGTGACAAGGCAGCTGATTGcccagtgcctgcaggagcaggaggcccTGCAGGTCCAGACTGGCGCCTACACTCGGGTTCTCCACGAGACAGAGGAGGCCCTCAGCAGGACCAGGATG GACCAGGCTGCTCACCTGAATGAGCTGCTGTCCATCAGGAAGGGAATACAGAAGGGAACTTATGCCAGCGAGCAGCTAGAGAGTGAAATCATGGCCAAGCTCCAGGACCAGAGGATATCCAGCAAAGTTGCAAAGCACTTCTCCCAGCTGGCTGAAAAGCTGCGGAACAGAAAGAGCGACCTG gagctgcatttTTACAAGGTTGAGAACGATGTGGCCCAGATTATTCTGAATGCAACCAATACCAGCTGCAGGCTGACAGTTCACCAGAAAACACTCTGTGAGGTggacaaggaaataaaaaatgtgaacGAACAGATCACCTGCCAGGAAAATGAGATTGCCAAGTCCAAGATCCTGGCTGAGAAGAAGGGAGGGATCCTCTGCCTGTACAACAAGAAGCTGGAGATGCTTCTTTCTCAGCAAGGG GGGCAAGAACTGGGCCCACTGGAGATTGAGATCAACAGGCTGAACCAGGAGATAGAAGACTGCAACTCCGAGGCGGTGACGTTGCAGAAGTACTGGCTGAGTGAGCAGAAGGAGCTGATGAAGCTGacacaggagaaggaggaaCAGATCACCTCCCTGGACACGCTGCAGAAGCAGAGCATCATCATGCAGCAGAGGAAGCTGCGCCTGGACA ATGAAATTCAGCAGGAAATGAAAGAGCAGAAGGACGTGGAACGGCACATGAAGAACATGTCAAATGACTTGATTAAGTTGAACACGTTGATCAACAAGAACAACAGCAGCGTTGAGAACCTGCAAAATGGCAGAATTGTCACAGAGAACGAGTTTGTGCAGTCTCTTAAG gcagcagaaaaagaatCTATGGAGATGCAGGAGAGGCACAGTAAACTGactgaggagaaggaaaggctCCTGAACAGCCTGGTGGAAGCAGA GCATCAGATCCTGCTGTGGGAGAAGAAGTTCCAGCTGGCAAAAGAGATGAAGGATACCACAGATGCTCTGACAGAACACGGCGAGATCCATGACATGAAAACAGAGATTCGGAGGATGCAA GTGCGCTATGggcagctgcagaagcagcaggagatgctgattCGGGCCATGGAGGCGTGTGTTTCCCAGAGAGAGACAATCACAGACCGGGCAGAGGCTCAGAACAAGCTGAAGCACAGCACCAAGAGCGACGTCCAAAGCAGGAAAGAGGACCTGAAGAAGAAGATCAGGGAAATCCAGGAG AACATTTATGAATGCAACCAAAccatgcaggagctggagaCCATCCAAGAGTCCCTCAAAGACAActtttcagaaaagcagcaggaagtgtgccagctccaggatgAGACTGAGAGCCTTATCTTGGACAGGGAATATCTTCACTACGAGAAACGATGG aaCCTGTTGGAGATTGTGGCCCACCAGGCACgccagaagcagctgcaggctcTGAGGCAAGGGAAGTACAAGGCCCTGTGCCACACTGAAGAGTCCTGCATGAACCAGCAGGAGAAAGTGGAGGATCGGCTGCAGACCATAAGCACCATCGTGCAGCAgatccaggaggagcagccccagcaccaaaGGGCTCTGCAGTGGCTCAGTCACTGCTTGAGAGCCAAGCTCGCGTCGCAGGAAGCCTGA
- the CCDC40 gene encoding coiled-coil domain-containing protein 40 isoform X1, whose amino-acid sequence MAEPPRDDMEQPGPGGGASPPPSGAPAAEPGASSHHAAPSSELPGGHGSQRRERAAEEPERRKPRLKKGETELLVLDPEHPLMTRFQAALKNYLTKQIEQVNLDLHGMRTAMKSSKEQREELGVILYGAQQQLGQLEEELEKSHERWWQAAEARQQLEEELQALRAAHKEMCHSTEGERKKVSTMQTQIENLALELLYVQSLDQEMHHRLLLMKQSARRAEADRIRAEVEKKKQDIFLDQLTRRVHQLQEQIALFEAQLVAQAEDTKVTRQAITEAGLEVQAINMEKKKLMEHWNSSLAGMKQRDEAYVVTQELLSNYRRDLKSLEGDIHGCGKSIRKEEEKNESLVRLLNRSQNDASVTRQLIAQCLQEQEALQVQTGAYTRVLHETEEALSRTRMDQAAHLNELLSIRKGIQKGTYASEQLESEIMAKLQDQRISSKVAKHFSQLAEKLRNRKSDLELHFYKVENDVAQIILNATNTSCRLTVHQKTLCEVDKEIKNVNEQITCQENEIAKSKILAEKKGGILCLYNKKLEMLLSQQGGQELGPLEIEINRLNQEIEDCNSEAVTLQKYWLSEQKELMKLTQEKEEQITSLDTLQKQSIIMQQRKLRLDNEIQQEMKEQKDVERHMKNMSNDLIKLNTLINKNNSSVENLQNGRIVTENEFVQSLKAAEKESMEMQERHSKLTEEKERLLNSLVEAEHQILLWEKKFQLAKEMKDTTDALTEHGEIHDMKTEIRRMQVRYGQLQKQQEMLIRAMEACVSQRETITDRAEAQNKLKHSTKSDVQSRKEDLKKKIREIQENIYECNQTMQELETIQESLKDNFSEKQQEVCQLQDETESLILDREYLHYEKRWNLLEIVAHQARQKQLQALRQGKYKALCHTEESCMNQQEKVEDRLQTISTIVQQIQEEQPQHQRALQWLSHCLRAKLASQEA is encoded by the exons ATGGCGGAGCCGCCGCGG GACGACATGGAGCAGCCAGGCCCAGGTGGAGGAGCCTCTCCCCCTCCCTCGGGAGCACCTGCAGCCGAGCCAG GAGCCAGCTCTCACCATGCAGCGCCGAGCTCGGAGCTCCCCGGTGGCCATGGCAGCCAAAGAAGGGAGAGGGCAGCCGAGGAGCCTGAGAGGAGAAAACCGAGGctgaaaaaaggagaaacagagCTGCTCGTCCTGGACCCAGAACAT CCTCTGATGACAAGATTCCAGGCTGCCCTGAAGAACTACCTCACCAAGCAGATAGAACAAGTGAACCTGGACCTGCATGGAATG AGAACAGCCATGAagagcagcaaggagcagcgggaggagctgggggtgatCCTCTAtggggcccagcagcagctggggcagctggaggaggagctggagaagagcCACGAGCGCTGGTGGCAGGCGGCGGAGGCacggcagcagctggaggaggagctgcaggcccTCAGGGCTGCTCACAAGGAAATGTGTCACAGCACCGAGGGGGAGCGCAAGAAAG TTTCTACAATGCAGACCCAGATTGAGAACCTGGCCTTGGAGCTCCTCTACGTGCAGAGCTTGGACCAGGAGATGCATCACAGGCTCTTACTGATGAAACAGTCAGCAAGGAGGGCTGAGGCAGACAGGATCCGGGCTGAggtggagaagaaaaaacag GACATTTTCCTGGACCAGCTGACAAGGAGAGtccaccagctgcaggaacaaaTTGCTCTGTTTGAAGCTCAGCTTGTGGCCCAGGCAGAGGACACAAAAGTGACCCGGCAGGCAATCACTGAG gctgggctggaggtcCAGGCTATTaacatggagaaaaagaagCTGATGGAGCACTGGAACAGCAGCTTGGCTGGAATGAAGCAGAGGGATGAGGCCTATGTTGtcactcaggagctgctgag CAACTACAGACGTGACCTCAAGTCCCTAGAGGGGGACATCCATGGCTGTGGGAAGTCCATcaggaaagaggaggagaagaacgAGAGCCTGGTCAGGCTGCTGAACCGCTCCCAGAACGATGCCAGTGTGACAAGGCAGCTGATTGcccagtgcctgcaggagcaggaggcccTGCAGGTCCAGACTGGCGCCTACACTCGGGTTCTCCACGAGACAGAGGAGGCCCTCAGCAGGACCAGGATG GACCAGGCTGCTCACCTGAATGAGCTGCTGTCCATCAGGAAGGGAATACAGAAGGGAACTTATGCCAGCGAGCAGCTAGAGAGTGAAATCATGGCCAAGCTCCAGGACCAGAGGATATCCAGCAAAGTTGCAAAGCACTTCTCCCAGCTGGCTGAAAAGCTGCGGAACAGAAAGAGCGACCTG gagctgcatttTTACAAGGTTGAGAACGATGTGGCCCAGATTATTCTGAATGCAACCAATACCAGCTGCAGGCTGACAGTTCACCAGAAAACACTCTGTGAGGTggacaaggaaataaaaaatgtgaacGAACAGATCACCTGCCAGGAAAATGAGATTGCCAAGTCCAAGATCCTGGCTGAGAAGAAGGGAGGGATCCTCTGCCTGTACAACAAGAAGCTGGAGATGCTTCTTTCTCAGCAAGGG GGGCAAGAACTGGGCCCACTGGAGATTGAGATCAACAGGCTGAACCAGGAGATAGAAGACTGCAACTCCGAGGCGGTGACGTTGCAGAAGTACTGGCTGAGTGAGCAGAAGGAGCTGATGAAGCTGacacaggagaaggaggaaCAGATCACCTCCCTGGACACGCTGCAGAAGCAGAGCATCATCATGCAGCAGAGGAAGCTGCGCCTGGACA ATGAAATTCAGCAGGAAATGAAAGAGCAGAAGGACGTGGAACGGCACATGAAGAACATGTCAAATGACTTGATTAAGTTGAACACGTTGATCAACAAGAACAACAGCAGCGTTGAGAACCTGCAAAATGGCAGAATTGTCACAGAGAACGAGTTTGTGCAGTCTCTTAAG gcagcagaaaaagaatCTATGGAGATGCAGGAGAGGCACAGTAAACTGactgaggagaaggaaaggctCCTGAACAGCCTGGTGGAAGCAGA GCATCAGATCCTGCTGTGGGAGAAGAAGTTCCAGCTGGCAAAAGAGATGAAGGATACCACAGATGCTCTGACAGAACACGGCGAGATCCATGACATGAAAACAGAGATTCGGAGGATGCAA GTGCGCTATGggcagctgcagaagcagcaggagatgctgattCGGGCCATGGAGGCGTGTGTTTCCCAGAGAGAGACAATCACAGACCGGGCAGAGGCTCAGAACAAGCTGAAGCACAGCACCAAGAGCGACGTCCAAAGCAGGAAAGAGGACCTGAAGAAGAAGATCAGGGAAATCCAGGAG AACATTTATGAATGCAACCAAAccatgcaggagctggagaCCATCCAAGAGTCCCTCAAAGACAActtttcagaaaagcagcaggaagtgtgccagctccaggatgAGACTGAGAGCCTTATCTTGGACAGGGAATATCTTCACTACGAGAAACGATGG aaCCTGTTGGAGATTGTGGCCCACCAGGCACgccagaagcagctgcaggctcTGAGGCAAGGGAAGTACAAGGCCCTGTGCCACACTGAAGAGTCCTGCATGAACCAGCAGGAGAAAGTGGAGGATCGGCTGCAGACCATAAGCACCATCGTGCAGCAgatccaggaggagcagccccagcaccaaaGGGCTCTGCAGTGGCTCAGTCACTGCTTGAGAGCCAAGCTCGCGTCGCAGGAAGCCTGA